AGTATATTGAAGCCTTAGTAAAAAGATAAAAAGAAGCTAGACGGTGATATATTTATCGCTGTCTAGCTTCTTTCATTTATCGAAACATGTTTGCTCGATCATTTGTATCATTTCTTTTAATTATGTGACAGAAGGTTGCAACGTTAGGCTGTAGTACCGGCTCGTTCCTTGTTTGTCATCTTTAACAAGACCGCCCTGGCGTAGCAACTTTAAGTGATAGAGATTGCCGGACGTGATAATAATCGGCTACAGTCTGCTATTTGATTGACTGTGAGTGGTTCGGTCTCTGATAGTAATAAAATAATATCTTGTCTAGCAGGGTCACTTAGTAATTGGAACAAAGGGATGCATTCTCTGAACAGTTCTATCGTTTTATCGCTCATATTAAAAGGGCGCCTACAATCTTGCTTGGGCCTTCTTGACGATTTTCCTTACAGTTTTACGTGGAAGGAGGCGTACGAGACTACTTAAGGCTTTATTCTGAAGTCCAGGGATAATGATCGTCTTTTTCTTCATGAAGGAGTTAAACGCTAGACTTGAAACTTCAGATACATCCATAGCTCCTTGGTTAAATAATTTTGATGATTCCAATTGAGCTCGCTTAACAAAACCAGTATTTGTTGGACCTGGGCATAAACATGAAACATAAACACCTGTCCCTTTGAACTCTTCATCTAATGCTTCAGAAAAGGATAGAACATAAGCTTTTGTGGCGTAATAGACAGCCATTAACGGACCGGGCATAAAAGCAGCGATTGAGGCAACGTTTAATATTCCTCCATATCCGCGCGATATCATGTCAGGAGAGAAGCGTTTTGTTAATTCTGTTAAGGTTCGGATGTTTAAGTCGATCATAGAGAGTTCTTCGTCCAAATTTGTTTTCGTGAATTCACCGTACAAACCAAATCCAGCATTATTTACTAAAAAATCTACTTGAATGTTTAATTCGCTAATTTCTTCATGAAGTTCTTTGACGGAACCAAGCTTACTTAAATCTTTTTTAATGATTGTGACCTTTACATCATAGTCATTTTGAATAGAGGTTGAGAGTTTAGTTAATTTATCTTCTGAGCGTGCGACGATGACTAAATCATGACCGTGTGTAGCGAATTCCTTCGCTAACTCTAGACCAATGCCATCTGAAGCACCAGTGATTAAAGCTGTTGTTTTCATAATTGCCTCCAATGTGTATATGTTTAAACATATAATAATAATATAGCGATCAAGATTTGTCTATTAGTTCAACCACAAAAAGGAACTTGACCAGTTGGCCAAGTTCTTTTTAGATTAAGGATAATAAATCGGTGATGCTGGTCCTAGATCAATACCTAACAACATCCATACAATTAACATCACTGCCCAAACAATTGAAAATACAATCGAATAAGGGACCATAACTGAAATTAATGTACCAATACCCATCTTCTTATCATACTTTTGCGCAAAGGCGATAATAATTGCGAAGTATGTCATAAGTGGGGAAATGATATTAGTTGTGGAGTCAGCAATACGGTAAGCCATCTGTGTAAGCTCAGGTGAATATCCAAGCTGCATCATAATTGGGATGAACACAGGAGCCATAATTGCCCATTTAGCTGAAGCACTACCGATAAACAAGTTAATGAAACCTGCAACAACCATAAATGAAAGTACAAGTGGAATTCCTGTGAATGAAACGCTCTGAAGGAATTCTGCACCGTATACTCCTAATACAAGTCCCATGTTTGTTTCATTAAAGAATGCTACGAATTGACCTGCTGTAAAAGCAAGGACAACGAACATACCCATAGAGGCCATAGTGTCTGACATTTGGTTTGCTACATCTTTATCATTTTTAATTGTTTTCATTAAGACGCCATAAACAATACCAGGAATTAAGAAAACAAATAGAATGATCGGTCCTAAAGAACGCATGAATGGAGAGTTTACAATAGCGTTTGGCCCATCTCCGCGAAGAGGTCCCCATTCAGGAACAATCAATAGAGCCATGATGGCAATGACAGCAAGCATAGAAATACCTGACCAAATTAATGCTTTTTTCTCAGCAGGTTTTAAATAATCAATTTTCTCAGCGTCATCTGCTTCTGTTTTTTTGTAAGTACCAAGTCTTGGTTCAACAAGTTTCTCGGTTACGAACGTACCAGCAATAGTGAGGATAAAAACAGATGCTGCGATAAAGTAATAGTTCATCGCAATATTAATGCCCTCTGCATAAGCTGGATCAAATGTTGCGGCTGCTTGTCTTGTTAGTTCTCCAAGCATAGGATCTGTTGCTGAGAGGAATAAATTCGCACTAAATCCGGCAGAAACCCCTGCGAATGCAGCTGCAAGACCAGCGAGTGGGTGCCTTCCTAACGCAATGAAAAGTAAAGCTCCTAATGGTGGTAGTACTACATATCCCGCATCAGATGCAACACTAGACATAATCCCAGCAAAAACGAGTGCAGCTGTGATTAAACGCTTAGGTACGGATGTGACAAGTCCACGAAGAGCGGCACTAATTAATCCACTACGTTCAGCGACCCCAATACCGATCATTGTTGCAAGAACAACGCCTAGTGGAGCGAAGTTAATAAAGTTACTTACCATACTAGTGACAATGTATTTAATGCCCTCTGAGGAAAGTAGGTTTGTAATGGTTACTTCAACACCTGGTTCGGCTGGGCTTTCGACACTAACGCCCATACTTGAAAATATAGCGGAAGCAAACACAACCAACACCGCTAAAATAGCAAAAAGTGTGATTGGGTGTGGCAGTTTGTTGCCGGCCACTTCAATAAACGTTAGAAATTTATTGAAAGCGCCGTTCTTTTTACCGTTTTCCATAAGGTTATAAGCTCCCCTCTAATATGTAATTTTCAGTCGATTTATGTCTGGGTATAGACACGTTTATCATTCTACATGAAAAACAAGAAAGGAAGAAACAAGTTTTTGAAACTGAGTGAATAAATAAAACTTTAGTCCTATAAATACTTGTAGAATAATAACTAAATGTTCAAAAAAAACCTACAGATAGAATATTTATAATAGTTAGAATGTTGACGTGAACGTGTTTTAAAGGGATTTTGGAGGGAGTGTAAGAGATGAATAGGGAAGAGAGATCATTCACGTAAATCAGTTGATAAGATATATCGATATATTAATATAACGACAAGAAAAAACCTCCCTATATGATAGGGAGGTTTGGATTATTATGCTTTTTCAACGTTAGCTGCTTGCTCGCCACGGTTACCTTCAACGATTTCAAACGTTACAGCTTGACCTTCGTCAAGTGATTTGAAACCTTCACTTTGGATAGCTGAGAAATGTACGAATACATCGTCGCCACCTTCGCGCTCGATAAAACCAAAACCTTTTTCTGCGTTGAACCATTTTACTGTACCTTGTAACATTGTAGTTCCTCCTATAGTGCTTGTTGCACAAAATGTATTACTATTCTCGTCATAATTAAAGTAGTAGAGGAAATTAACAGATGTTTTCTTTCTTCACTTACATTTAAGAACGATCAAAAATAACTTACTTAAGTTTAGCATATCAATTTGAAAAGCGCAAGGGCATTAACAGAGTTCTTGGAAAAAAATACTTTTTAGAAGGTTTTTGTCAGAGTTTATTGAAGTTAACATACACGTATACGGAGTAATTGTTAGCTATATGTCAAAGGGGTATTGAGAATCAATCATTTAATTATTTGGGGGAAATGTCGTTGAATTACTACAAAGGAGATCTACTTATTCAAAAAATTTTAAAGAAAAGTTTACCTAAAGCATATTACGAGTGGGCCGATAATGAACTAAGTTCGTTTGGTGAAAGTTGTGCGAATGAAATCAATCAACGGGCAATTCATACGGACCGAGAAGGACAACCTCGATTGATTAAATATAATAAGTTCGGAGAAGACGTTTCAGA
Above is a genomic segment from Bacillus sp. FJAT-45037 containing:
- a CDS encoding SDR family NAD(P)-dependent oxidoreductase, which gives rise to MKTTALITGASDGIGLELAKEFATHGHDLVIVARSEDKLTKLSTSIQNDYDVKVTIIKKDLSKLGSVKELHEEISELNIQVDFLVNNAGFGLYGEFTKTNLDEELSMIDLNIRTLTELTKRFSPDMISRGYGGILNVASIAAFMPGPLMAVYYATKAYVLSFSEALDEEFKGTGVYVSCLCPGPTNTGFVKRAQLESSKLFNQGAMDVSEVSSLAFNSFMKKKTIIIPGLQNKALSSLVRLLPRKTVRKIVKKAQARL
- a CDS encoding AbgT family transporter, with product MENGKKNGAFNKFLTFIEVAGNKLPHPITLFAILAVLVVFASAIFSSMGVSVESPAEPGVEVTITNLLSSEGIKYIVTSMVSNFINFAPLGVVLATMIGIGVAERSGLISAALRGLVTSVPKRLITAALVFAGIMSSVASDAGYVVLPPLGALLFIALGRHPLAGLAAAFAGVSAGFSANLFLSATDPMLGELTRQAAATFDPAYAEGINIAMNYYFIAASVFILTIAGTFVTEKLVEPRLGTYKKTEADDAEKIDYLKPAEKKALIWSGISMLAVIAIMALLIVPEWGPLRGDGPNAIVNSPFMRSLGPIILFVFLIPGIVYGVLMKTIKNDKDVANQMSDTMASMGMFVVLAFTAGQFVAFFNETNMGLVLGVYGAEFLQSVSFTGIPLVLSFMVVAGFINLFIGSASAKWAIMAPVFIPIMMQLGYSPELTQMAYRIADSTTNIISPLMTYFAIIIAFAQKYDKKMGIGTLISVMVPYSIVFSIVWAVMLIVWMLLGIDLGPASPIYYP
- a CDS encoding cold-shock protein, with product MLQGTVKWFNAEKGFGFIEREGGDDVFVHFSAIQSEGFKSLDEGQAVTFEIVEGNRGEQAANVEKA